Within the Nocardioides humi genome, the region GGGGAGGGGGACTACGTGCTGCGGTTCGACACGGCGTCGTACGCCACCGGCTTCTATCCCGAGGTGGTCGTGGTGTTCACGATCGCCGACGCCGGCCAGCACCACCACGTGCCGCTGCTGCTCAGTCCCTACGGCTACTCGACCTACCGTGGCAGCTGAGCTCGACCTGGTCGTCCGGGCGCGGCGGGCGATCGTGGACGGCGAGGAGCGTGCGGTGTCGGTGGGCGTCGCGGACGGGCGGATCGCCGTGGTGGCGGGCCTCTCGGAGCCGCCCGCCGCTGCCCGCATCGTCACGCTGGAGGACGACGAGGTGCTGCTGCCCGGCCTGGTCGACACCCATGTGCACGTCAACGAGCCCGGCCGCACGGAGTGGGAGGGCTTCGCCAGCGCCACCGCGGCCGCCGCGGCCGGGGGCGTCACCACGATCCTCGACATGCCGCTCAACTCCGTCCCGCCCACCACGACCGTCGAGCACCTGCGGGTCAAGCAGGAGGCGGCACGCGGCCAGGTGCGGGTCGACGTCGGCTTCTGGGGCGGCGCGGTGCCCGGCAACCTCGGCGATCTCGAGTCCCTGCACCGGGCGGGTGTGTTCGGGTTCAAGTGCTTCCTGCTCGACTCGGGGGTCGAGGAGTTCGGTCATCTCGACCCCGGCGCGTTCGCCCTCGCCCTGGAGGAGACGGCGCGGCTCGGGGCGCTGATGATCGTGCACGCCGAGGACGGCTCGCTGATCGACGACGGCGCGCTCGACGGCGTCCGGTACGCCGGCTTCCTGGCGTCGCGCCCGCGCGCGGCCGAGGAGACCGCGATCGGGCTGGTCGTCGACCGGGCGCGGACCAGCGGCGGCCGGGCGCACATCGTCCACCTGAGCAGCGCGGGCGCCGTCCCCCTGCTGCGCGCCGCCCGCGCCGAGGGCGTGGACGTGAGCGTCGAGACCTGCCCCCACTACCTGACCTTCGACGCCGAGCACATCGGCGACGGCGCGACCGAGCTCAAGTGCTGCCCGCCGATCCGCGAGGCCGACAACCGGGAGGCGCTCTGGGCGGCACTGGACGCCGGCGACATCGACTTCGTCGTCTCCGACCACTCGCCGTGCACGGCCGAGCTCAAGCAGCGCGGCGCCGGCGACTTCGGCGCGGCGTGGGGCGGGATCGCGTCCGTCCAGCTGGGCCTGCCCGCGGTGTGGACCGGCGCCCGCGGGCGCGGCCGGACGCTGGCCGAGGTCGTCGGCTGGATGGCGAGCGCGCCCGCCGAGCGGTGCGGGCTCGCCCACAAGGGCCGGATCGCCGTCGGCGCGGACGCCGACCTGGTCCGGTTCGCGCCGGACGATTCGTTCACCGTCGACGTCGCCCGGCTGCGGCACCGCAACCCGGTCTCGGCCTACGCCGGCCGCCGCCTGCTCGGCGTCGTCCGCGAGACCTGGCTGCGCGGCGCGACCGTCGACGACGACGCCCCACGGGGACGACTGCTGGAGAGGGGAAGGCGATGACCTACTACGTGCCCCGGGGCGGCCTGCCGCCCCAGACGGCGCTGACCACCGACCGCGCGCGGTTCACCGACGCCTACGCCGTGATCCCGCGGCGGACGCTGAGCGACATCACCGCGTCCTACCTCCCCGGCTGGTCGGGGATGCGGATGTGGGTGCTCGCCCGGCCGCTGTCCGGCTTCGCCGAGACCTTCAGCCAGTACGTCGTCGAGGTCGCGCCCGGCGGCGGGTCGGACGCACCCGAGTCCGACCCGGCCGCGGAGGCGGTGCTGTTCGTCGTCGACGGCGCGCCGCGACTGACCCTCGACGGCACGACCCACGAGCTCGCGCCCGGGTCGTACGCCTTCCTCCCGCCCGGCGCGTCCTGGACCCTGCACAACGCCTCGGGCGCGAACGCCACCTTCCACTGGATCCGCAAGGCCTACGCGCCCGCGCCCGGACTCGACGTGCCTCCTGCGTTCGTCACGCGCGAGCAGGACGTCGACCCGGTCGCGATGCCCGACACCGACGGGTCCTGGTCCACGACCCGCTTCGTCGACATCGCGGACCTGCGCCACGACATGCACGTCAACATCGTGACCTTCCGTCCCGGCGGCGCCATCCCCTTCCCCGAGACGCACGTCATGGAGCACGGCCTCTACGTGCTCGAGGGCAAGGCCGTCTACCTGCTCAACCAGGACTGGGTGGAGGTCGAGGCCGGCGACTTCATGTGGCTGCGTGCCTTCTGCCCGCAGGCCTGCTATGCCGGCGGGCCCGGGGTGTTCCGCTACCTGCTCTACAAGGACGTCAACCGGCACGCGGGCCTGTAGACGGCCCGACTCGTTAGGCTTGAGCCATGAGCACGCCGACTCCCGCCACGCTGCGGCTGCGTGCCGCGCTGGCGGAGCGGAGTGGTCAGGTCGCGGAGATCCTCGACAGGTACGGCGCCACCAACGCTCGCCTGTTCGGGTCCGTCGCGCGCGGCGAGGCCCGCGAGGACAGCGACCTCGACCTGCTCGTCGACCTCCTGCCCGCAGGAGGCAACGAGCTCCTGCGGGTGGCCGGTCTGGGTGAGGAGCTGTCGGAGCTTCTCGGCGTGCGGGTGGACGTCGTCGCTGCGGACCTGCTTCGACGCGAGGTGTCGGCGACGGCGCTGGCCGACGCGGTGGCGGTGTGAGCCGCTCTGACGACGAGCGTCTCGACGACATCCGGGTGGCGATCGAGCGCTGCCTGGCCTACCGCGAGCACCTCGACTCGCCGGAGCTCGGATCGATGGCGTACGACGCCGTGCTCAGGAACCTGGCAGTGATCGGCGAGGCGGTCAAGGCGCTGCCGCACGAATTCAAGGATGCCCACCCGTCCGTTCCGTGGCCGTCGATCGCGGGTCTGCGGAACGTGGTCGTCCATGAGTACTTCCGGGTCGATCCCGACCTGATCCGCGACATCCTGTCGGATCCGCTGGCACGGCTGGCCCTCGCCGTCGCGGAGACACGCCACTAGATCTGGGGTCTTACATCGTTGTGATTCCCCGTATATAGTGGTCGACGCAGCTGGTTCGGCCCGTCATCCAGGCGGGTCGTCGCAAGAGGGAACCCGGTGAGAGTCCGGGACTGCCCCGCAGCGGTGAGTGGGAACGACCTCCGTCTCCTGGAACGACAGGAAGCACTGGGACCCCCGATCAGGGACCTGGGAAGCGACGGACAGTAGGACCGTGCCTGATCCTCGGGCACCCGCCCACGAGTCTGAAGACCTGCCAGTGCTCCGCCGACATCGGTGGAGGTCCGCGACCTCGTGGGAAGGTCAGGGGATCACCGGCAGGCGACGTGGCGTCGCGCCCTCCCCTCACCCTCCTCGAGACCGCGGAAGCGGACAGCCGAAGCGATTCACGAGGGGTGGACCAGCATGAGCATCACCGTCATCAAGCGGGACGGCACCAGGGCGCCGTACGACGGCTACGAGATCGCCCGGTCGATCGAGGAGGCCGCCGCCGGCCTGGACGACGAGGTCGCGCGGGCGACCCAGCTGCGGTCCGAGCTGGAGATCACGCTGT harbors:
- a CDS encoding HepT-like ribonuclease domain-containing protein encodes the protein MSRSDDERLDDIRVAIERCLAYREHLDSPELGSMAYDAVLRNLAVIGEAVKALPHEFKDAHPSVPWPSIAGLRNVVVHEYFRVDPDLIRDILSDPLARLALAVAETRH
- a CDS encoding bifunctional allantoicase/(S)-ureidoglycine aminohydrolase gives rise to the protein MTYYVPRGGLPPQTALTTDRARFTDAYAVIPRRTLSDITASYLPGWSGMRMWVLARPLSGFAETFSQYVVEVAPGGGSDAPESDPAAEAVLFVVDGAPRLTLDGTTHELAPGSYAFLPPGASWTLHNASGANATFHWIRKAYAPAPGLDVPPAFVTREQDVDPVAMPDTDGSWSTTRFVDIADLRHDMHVNIVTFRPGGAIPFPETHVMEHGLYVLEGKAVYLLNQDWVEVEAGDFMWLRAFCPQACYAGGPGVFRYLLYKDVNRHAGL
- the allB gene encoding allantoinase AllB, coding for MAAELDLVVRARRAIVDGEERAVSVGVADGRIAVVAGLSEPPAAARIVTLEDDEVLLPGLVDTHVHVNEPGRTEWEGFASATAAAAAGGVTTILDMPLNSVPPTTTVEHLRVKQEAARGQVRVDVGFWGGAVPGNLGDLESLHRAGVFGFKCFLLDSGVEEFGHLDPGAFALALEETARLGALMIVHAEDGSLIDDGALDGVRYAGFLASRPRAAEETAIGLVVDRARTSGGRAHIVHLSSAGAVPLLRAARAEGVDVSVETCPHYLTFDAEHIGDGATELKCCPPIREADNREALWAALDAGDIDFVVSDHSPCTAELKQRGAGDFGAAWGGIASVQLGLPAVWTGARGRGRTLAEVVGWMASAPAERCGLAHKGRIAVGADADLVRFAPDDSFTVDVARLRHRNPVSAYAGRRLLGVVRETWLRGATVDDDAPRGRLLERGRR
- a CDS encoding nucleotidyltransferase family protein; this translates as MSTPTPATLRLRAALAERSGQVAEILDRYGATNARLFGSVARGEAREDSDLDLLVDLLPAGGNELLRVAGLGEELSELLGVRVDVVAADLLRREVSATALADAVAV
- the uraH gene encoding hydroxyisourate hydrolase, giving the protein MSTLSTHVLDTAAGRPAAGVPVRLETRAGEPLGEGVTDADGRVAALGPELGEGDYVLRFDTASYATGFYPEVVVVFTIADAGQHHHVPLLLSPYGYSTYRGS